One window from the genome of Bdellovibrio sp. NC01 encodes:
- a CDS encoding LysR family transcriptional regulator has translation MITYPNLYHLKYFVDAVELGSISGAAQKNLVTHPAISRAISALEKHLGVALLEHQKKSFKVTNAGHKVAEQARLLLAAASGFDSLSLHSDIDQAIEIKIGLSRTLSEAYLTPLLHGLKETFPHATAKVRFGTTHEITEAVANRSIDVGLTIGTLNLPTLRQTAIKKGNFVLIESGPKKNWRNDLETQPFLVTEPRLETEKLKTAYKQRFNRQLPVLFEISSWEVIGQLTQKGIGIGLLPDIALENWKKDSYRIVKSFGFESSYEVFVHTLKSSANNRVLDYVIREAHALPHHP, from the coding sequence ATGATTACTTACCCAAATCTTTATCATCTCAAATACTTTGTCGATGCCGTTGAACTGGGAAGCATCAGCGGGGCCGCCCAAAAGAACTTGGTGACACATCCTGCGATCAGTCGTGCTATTTCCGCGCTAGAAAAGCATTTGGGGGTAGCTCTGTTAGAGCATCAAAAGAAAAGTTTCAAAGTTACGAACGCTGGCCACAAGGTGGCCGAACAAGCCCGTCTTTTGCTGGCTGCAGCTTCAGGGTTTGACTCTTTAAGTCTTCATAGCGATATCGATCAGGCCATCGAAATAAAAATTGGCCTTTCGCGAACTCTTTCAGAGGCATACCTTACGCCACTTCTACACGGGCTTAAGGAAACCTTTCCCCACGCGACTGCGAAAGTTCGCTTTGGGACGACCCACGAAATTACCGAGGCTGTTGCCAACCGCTCTATCGATGTGGGGTTAACAATTGGAACACTGAATCTGCCGACACTGCGCCAGACAGCCATTAAAAAAGGCAACTTTGTTCTGATCGAAAGCGGCCCTAAGAAAAACTGGCGGAACGATCTTGAAACACAGCCCTTCCTAGTCACGGAACCACGCCTTGAAACTGAAAAACTTAAAACCGCTTACAAACAGCGTTTTAACCGCCAGCTCCCCGTTCTTTTTGAAATTAGCAGCTGGGAGGTCATTGGCCAGCTTACACAAAAAGGCATTGGAATCGGGCTTTTACCTGACATTGCGCTTGAGAATTGGAAGAAGGACTCTTATAGAATCGTAAAATCTTTCGGCTTTGAAAGTTCTTACGAAGTCTTTGTGCACACGCTGAAGTCGTCTGCCAATAATCGAGTTCTTGATTATGTTATTCGCGAGGCTCATGCCCTGCCACATCATCCCTAA
- a CDS encoding VOC family protein, giving the protein MKSSLMETNRFDFDSFKQAGEDFIRSLTAKMANVGIPAQDYDSDHICFRVGTAAEYDYYKAALSAHGKLLTEAMVNGRAISTFLLTLPFQTESHQIRLVELPSPKSGAVYTTGFEHAEFVTSECFSSLRARFPHLEFIEGGNKNLNPELCLKLDGGVQVKFHHHSLERIIELEEATITDVVFDFDGTLIKSREKIYEVNRVVFSNILGRQVSLQESIDNFHPEFSKLFEAFEVSCPQKRSEAIASWGVVSSQFSYELFDGVVETLEAFKDRGLRLHLWTARDEFSARKILKDHGLEEFFATLSFATEIDSKPHANSLIFAWNQVSKDRAIVIGDSSTDIIGAKNISAIRGAAMWDGHAKKKSLIEAGAELFFYDLASFKDWVINSAAIAQP; this is encoded by the coding sequence GTGAAATCAAGCCTCATGGAAACAAACAGATTCGATTTCGACAGTTTTAAGCAAGCCGGCGAAGATTTTATCAGATCACTGACTGCAAAGATGGCCAACGTCGGCATTCCGGCGCAGGACTATGACAGCGACCACATCTGTTTCCGCGTGGGCACTGCCGCAGAGTATGACTATTACAAAGCAGCACTTTCAGCACATGGGAAGTTGCTTACAGAGGCAATGGTGAACGGCCGCGCGATTTCGACTTTTTTGCTGACGTTACCTTTTCAAACCGAATCACATCAAATTCGCTTGGTCGAACTTCCTTCTCCGAAAAGTGGAGCGGTTTACACAACCGGATTTGAACATGCTGAATTCGTCACCAGCGAGTGCTTTTCATCGCTGCGAGCGCGCTTTCCACATCTGGAATTCATTGAAGGTGGCAATAAAAATTTAAATCCGGAATTGTGTCTGAAGTTGGATGGTGGAGTGCAGGTAAAGTTTCATCATCATTCCCTAGAGCGTATCATTGAGCTTGAAGAAGCAACGATCACCGACGTCGTTTTCGATTTCGATGGAACGCTGATCAAATCGCGGGAAAAAATTTATGAAGTGAATCGCGTGGTGTTTTCAAATATTTTAGGGCGCCAGGTGTCGTTGCAGGAATCTATCGATAATTTCCATCCGGAATTTTCGAAATTGTTTGAAGCTTTTGAAGTTTCTTGTCCCCAAAAGCGTAGCGAGGCCATCGCAAGTTGGGGAGTGGTCTCTAGCCAGTTTTCTTATGAATTGTTCGACGGAGTTGTGGAAACTCTTGAAGCGTTTAAGGATCGGGGCTTACGTTTACATTTGTGGACGGCACGTGATGAGTTTTCAGCGCGTAAGATTTTAAAAGATCACGGGCTGGAAGAATTCTTTGCGACATTAAGTTTCGCCACAGAAATTGATTCGAAACCTCACGCCAACAGCCTTATTTTTGCTTGGAACCAGGTGAGTAAGGATCGGGCCATCGTTATCGGCGATAGCTCAACAGATATCATCGGCGCAAAAAATATCTCCGCCATTCGAGGAGCTGCCATGTGGGATGGCCACGCGAAAAAGAAATCCCTGATTGAGGCCGGGGCGGAGCTCTTTTTTTACGACCTAGCAAGTTTTAAAGATTGGGTCATTAATTCTGCGGCTATTGCGCAACCGTAG